ACATGTTCATCACAGCCAAACTTCTGCAGATTCTAGTGACTGAAAGCTGGAAAGAACATACTCCTTTGCCACACAACCACGATAGGTAAGTGACGCTAGATTTGGGGCATTAATTTTGAGGACACAGTTTTGTAAACCATCATCATCCTCTATGACACCGTGATCAATTTCAAGGTACTTCAGTACAGGAGTTGAGATGCAAAAATTCCTCACACCAAACCAattcaaatccaaaatcaaattttcaaggaCAGGGCAATTAGATATGTGTTGCTGATTCCAGCAATCATCAATAAAATGGAATCCACAAAGTGTAAGGCTCTTGAGTTTTGGTAAAGAGAAACTTTTAGGAATAGATAAAGGGATAAAGTATGCAATCAGCTCAAACGTAATCAATGATTCACATGTAAAAAGAGACGAAGGAATAAGAAAAGGTTCCCTTTGATTTAACCAGAGATCAAGCTTTTCAACATTACGCCCTGTTATATTAGAGATCCATGAGTGAACCCTAGATGCATTGAAGTGCTGTTTCATGTAAATATGGATCTTCTGAATATTTGATGATGCATCACGAAGACGCAATGTTCTATCCACAAAATCCATGAACTTATTGATTTCGGATTTATGATACAAGTTGGGGAAAACAAGAGTGGGGATAGAGGTCCAAATGTGACTCCATCTTTTAGATAGAACAGAAGTACAAGCAACCTCCTTGTTATCAAGAAAAGAGAGGATACGATGAAGAAGTGAGTCGGGTAATTCGCTAATCCTATCCTCTGCCTCACCAATGTTGTttaaatccatgtgatttcaatTCCTGTGTACTAGTTAAAAAACAGATGGAAAGCGGTTCACAATGAATAATGTTGCAGACAATATCTAATTGCATAAAAATAACTGTTTGTCTGTTCGCCTAACAATGAAGCTAGCTAATTTAAAGACAACATCAGGCACAAATTATTACATCAAATACATAAAAGAAGATTAACAATCAAAAGATAACATGAAGACAAAGCACATGGAGCAGAAATTACGAACATTTTCAGTTTGTATGTACACAAATACAAAATCCAGCTTTAAGTCTGTGTGCCTAACAAAGAATCTAGCTAGCTAATAGACGAGATCAAGCACAAATGACATAAACATCAAGAACTTAAAGAAGATAATTAAAAGTGAACTAAAAGATTACCTAAATTGTGAAGCTTGCACAAAATGAAGAATTACCCAATCTCCACTTTGATTAATCACCAATTCGAATAAGTAATGCTCtataatcatcatcaacatcttcaCTATCAGCAGCATCAATGTATTCCAATCAATAAAGTTAAGAATCCCTATTATAGTTTTCTGACAAAAAATATGAAATTCACTCTAGAGTGAAGTAATTTGAAACCTAGCTAGGTTTAAGATGAAAACTTCAACATTTCCCAAATCTAGAAATTTTTTGATGAATAAACAAAGAAAGAACCCTTTGACAGTagtatttattaattttgacgggaAGGGAAAATGAAGTTCAGCTAAGAGAGATATCACTGATCTCAGTGTCGAGTTGCAGATATTAGCAGCGCGGTAATAGAATTTTAAAAGAGAAGCATATTTAGCAAAATGGGTCACTGGAAGTCAATAAATGATTTCCTCTCCAAACTTTTTATCGAAATGTAGTTGTACAGTTGGACTTGGTGGTTGATCCTGACAGTGGGGCGGGCCAGTTTGAATGGCTGGTTTGGATAGGGATTTGGGTCTTCTAAGAGCAACCGCAACGGTTGTTGCCAAAACCCATATTTGGCAACAAAACGAAGTATATTGTTGGTTGTGAAAAGTTAAATTTGTTGCCAAAATGCCATGTTGTCAAATTCAGTTTCTATATTTAAGAATTTATTTTGACAATTCTGAAATATAGTTTCACGTTGTTATAAATAAACGCATTTTTAAAGAACGTCCATCACTATACGCA
This DNA window, taken from Papaver somniferum cultivar HN1 chromosome 3, ASM357369v1, whole genome shotgun sequence, encodes the following:
- the LOC113360680 gene encoding F-box/LRR-repeat protein At4g14103-like — translated: MDLNNIGEAEDRISELPDSLLHRILSFLDNKEVACTSVLSKRWSHIWTSIPTLVFPNLYHKSEINKFMDFVDRTLRLRDASSNIQKIHIYMKQHFNASRVHSWISNITGRNVEKLDLWLNQREPFLIPSSLFTCESLITFELIAYFIPLSIPKSFSLPKLKSLTLCGFHFIDDCWNQQHISNCPVLENLILDLNWFGVRNFCISTPVLKYLEIDHGVIEDDDGLQNCVLKINAPNLASLTYRGCVAKEYVLSSFQSLESAEVWL